A genomic stretch from Coffea arabica cultivar ET-39 chromosome 10c, Coffea Arabica ET-39 HiFi, whole genome shotgun sequence includes:
- the LOC113713424 gene encoding protein EXORDIUM-like 2, with the protein MVANVRFVTITFSLFVLLAILPGSFSAIPRKLALVKPEPIVLKYHKGELLKGNTTVNLLWYGKFTPSQRAIVVDFLKSLSPTGRRGPPPQTVASWWSTTQKYLGSPSTIAVGKQVSLNYPLGKELKDSQIQALTSKFSHVNTVNLVLTASDVAVEDFCMNSCGTHGWTRGRKAQKYAYAWVGNAVSQCPGECAWPFHRPIVGPQTPPLVAPNGDVGIDGLVINLATVLAGAVTNPFDGGYFQGPPTAPLEAVSACTGIFGSGAYPGFPGTVLVDKTTGASYNARGANGREYLLPAMWDPKTSTCKPLA; encoded by the coding sequence ATGGTTGCTAACGTTCGTTTCGTTACCattactttttctttgtttgtgcTCTTAGCAATATTGCCAGGTTCCTTCTCGGCGATTCCAAGAAAACTGGCTTTGGTTAAGCCAGAACCAATTGTGCTCAAGTACCACAAAGGTGAGCTCTTGAAAGGCAATACGACAGTGAATCTCTTGTGGTACGGCAAGTTCACCCCTAGCCAACGTGCTATAGTTGTCGATTTTCTAAAATCCCTCAGCCCCACAGGCCGCCGCGGCCCCCCGCCACAGACGGTGGCTTCATGGTGGAGCACCACCCAGAAGTACCTTGGAAGTCCATCCACCATCGCCGTCGGGAAACAGGTTTCATTGAATTACCCTCTTGGAAAGGAGCTGAAAGATTCGCAAATTCAAGCCTTGACCTCCAAATTTAGTCACGTCAATACCGTTAACCTGGTCCTGACGGCGTCCGACGTGGCAGTTGAAGACTTCTGCATGAACTCGTGTGGGACCCACGGGTGGACCCGTGGGAGGAAGGCGCAAAAGTATGCCTATGCCTGGGTGGGTAACGCCGTCAGTCAGTGCCCCGGCGAGTGTGCTTGGCCTTTCCACCGGCCAATCGTCGGGCCGCAAACGCCGCCGTTAGTGGCACCTAACGGAGACGTTGGGATTGACGGATTGGTGATTAATCTGGCAACGGTTTTGGCTGGGGCTGTTACGAATCCGTTTGATGGGGGTTACTTTCAGGGCCCTCCCACCGCGCCGTTAGAGGCCGTTTCTGCTTGTACTGGAATATTTGGATCGGGCGCCTATCCGGGATTTCCGGGTACGGTTTTGGTTGATAAGACCACCGGGGCGAGCTACAATGCTCGCGGGGCGAATGGCCGTGAATATCTGCTGCCAGCCATGTGGGATCCCAAAACGTCGACGTGCAAGCCACTCGCGTGA
- the LOC113713331 gene encoding F-box protein FBW2-like: protein MEGTDSRHWEDLLPDALGLIFHNLSLQEKLTVIPRVCKPWSKAVMGPYCWQEIDIEEWSNRSESGDVDRMLRMLITRSSGSLRKLCVCGLQNENIFDFIAEHARSLQTLRLPRSEMCDSTMEKIAGRLSILTFLDVSYCSKIGPRALEAIGKNCKFLERLRRNMHPLDVEGKLLQNNEASAIATTMPKLKHLEIAYHVVDTIGVLEIITSCRELEFLDLRGCWDVKFDEKYLKDKFPKLNVLGPHVVDQYEKNAWEDCSDYSDSLYDDYESSDGMWDDEESLELRFYGGYDEASVYGWPPSP from the exons ATGGAAGGAACTGATTCTCGGCACTGGGAAGATCTTCTACCAGATGCACTTGGCCTAATCTTCCACAACCTCTCTCTCCAGGAGAAATTAACTGTGATACCTAGAGTATGTAAACCATGGAGCAAAGCAGTGATGGGCCCTTACTGCTGGCAAGAGATAGACATTGAGGAGTGGAGCAATCGATCTGAGTCGGGTGATGTTGATCGAATGCTACGAATGTTGATTACAAGGAGCTCCGGTTCTCTGCGAAAGCTGTGTGTCTGTGGACTACAGAACGAGAATATCTTTGATTTCATTGCTGAACA CGCTCGTTCTCTGCAGACCTTGAGACTTCCCAGAAGCGAAATGTGTGATTCAACAATGGAAAAGATTGCTGGGAGACTTTCTATTCTAACTTTCTTGGATGTGAGCTACTGCAGTAAAATTGGTCCGCGCGCTTTGGAGGCTATTGGAAAGAACTGCAAATTTCTCGAAAGACTGCGCCGAAACATGCATCCACTGGATGTCGAGGGTAAGCTTTTGCAGAACAATGAGGCTTCTGCCATTGCAACCACTATGCCAAAGCTCAAGCATCTTGAAATAGCATATCACGTTGTCGATACGATAGGTGTTCTAGAGATAATCACTAGCTGCCGCGAGCTTGAATTTCTGGACTTGAGAGGATGTTGGGATGTGAAATTTGATGAGAAGTATCTCAAAGACAAGTTCCCGAAGCTGAACGTTTTGGGGCCTCATGTGGTGGACCAGTATGAGAAAAATGCTTGGGAAGATTGCTCAGACTACTCAGATTCATTATATGATGATTATGAGAGTTCAGATGGGATGTGGGATGATGAAGAAAGCCTAGAACTGCGGTTTTATGGAGGATATGATGAAGCCTCTGTTTATGGATGGCCTCCATCTCCTTGA